The genomic segment GGCAGAATACTGACCTTGTCTGTCTTGGCTATGGTTTAGCACAAGAtctttggtggtggtgacATTGGCAACTTCGCTGTTTTCAAGTTTCTCTGTCATGCTTGCAATATCAGGTTGATCTGTAGTAATTTTAGATCCTACAGCCAGTTTCGATGTCATACTGTCTACATCGGGAACGTCGGAAGAGAATACATCTGTCTCGATAACCGTCGAAGGTCTTGAATGTACATCTTCGTGCAATGGATTTGACTCTGCCCAGCTGTGCATTCATcagctttttttttttctttttccacTAATACAAGGCTTACTTTCCACTCAGTAAGCCTTCGAAGAATGGGCTGGCGAACCACAATACCTCCTTATGACACCAAAACTCATTCCTGCCCACAATCACTTTTATCTTCCCTGGTAATTCTGCGTCACATAGGAATGTGGGATGCACGTCAATGGGGCTTTCATCCTCCAGTTCAATTTCTTTAGCaatttcatcttctgaaGGATGGCGAGAGGGATGATCTTCTGCGTAAACCCATCGCCCGGACGAGTTCCTGTTATGAGATGGCGAGGACAAGTGTCTAGAGGTGAGGGTTGGATCCAGTTGAGGGTGAGCTGGGGAGCGGGGCGGGTTACGGGATATGAGCAGATGCGATGGATTTGAAGACATCTATGGTGTTTGTCTGTATATCTCTGTCATGGCAAGCAAAGAGACATTCCTGCTGTTATTGAGAtctgttgttgttgatgatTTGTTATTATCTTCAGCATTTGCTCTTTGTCTCtcgcttctccttttccctttccgTTATTATCAACCGCCCAACAAAATGACTCTGCTCTCTGGCACTGTCCAGGCAAGTGTGATAGACTTATGTACAGCACAGAGCTCATTCCCCCATGCATAGCCACCCTTGCtgtctcttctctcttcgacttcttctccgGCTCTCTCCCCTCTCTTCATTGCGGTCACCGACTCGTCCTCGCCAAACTCCGTGATCACGACAATTAATGACAATCAACAAGTAGAAAAGGCAGGATCCCGCATCACCATACCCAAGAACCCAGCTCAAGGCTCGATCGCAGATCAGGTCATTCATATCCAATCTCCAGATCTACGCAGCACCTATATTCAAGCCGGTTGTTCGCAGACGGCATTTAGACGGTCGTTAAAAGGCAAAGAGCGGGATGGCATGATGGTTCCTCTGGGGGTGGAATTGCCTTGGATAGGAATGCAGGTGAAGAAACTAAGTAGAAGAGTGCTGAGTTTTGAGGTCGGAGTTGTTGATTCTCGTGGACGTGAAGGTGTGATTCGGTGCTCCAGCTACAAGGTTGGTATTTATCCTACGTTAGAGCAAGGAGTCTAACACGGAGTTTCAGACTGATCCTTCAATACATCCCCATCGATCTCCACCTCTGgtccatcttcctctctctgTTTTGTCATCTGAGTCTTCCTGTGAATTAACCCCATGGCGACATATCGAGCTAAAATTGTCTTCTCTTATCCCGTTATTTCAAAGCCTGGCGAGAAAatatgaagaagaagaggagaagggaacTGGATCAAgcaagaaaagaaagacggAAATTGAGTTGCCCAATGGAGGGTTTCGCAGTGTAAGCTATGTGAGAATCTACGCCAACTGCAGAATCAGGAGAATATGGTTTGTGAGTTTTCATTACTTAGCATACCTTTTCATGTTTCGAGTTAATTTTACTCTAGTCTTCTGAAGGGGAGAAAACTCTGGAAAGTATGGGCGGAGGCGTCAGAGATGAGTGGGCATTATACGCCTCTCAGAACATTCCATCCCTGTAATCCAATCCATGCAACGGATGAAGTGCGCCCTATAAAAATATACATATGCACTAAAAATCTATAATATAACACTCCGGTTTTGGGCTTTGGACTCATTATCGTATGACTGTACTACTGACAacctttcttctctccttttcactATCGCTCAAAACCGGTCCGCCGGTAAACATCAAGATCTGATACTCTGTATGTTTTGACAAGTTTCCTAAATTGACCCGGAAATGATTGAGCGCCTTGACCGCTTGCGAAGGGGAAGTCGGATCGATTAGGGGAGAGGGGATCTTTGATTTGAGTGCACGTTTCTTACGAACCCAGCCGGAAAGCGTGATctcttcgtcgtcttcgATGGATATAGCTGTACTTCCTATTCTTCTATTTTGGTCCAAGTCATCTCCAACACCACCCCTTAGATGCTCAACTTGTTGACTCTCGCTGCCACTCGTACTCTTATTCCTATCGACATCATATATGACTTCAGCCCTCCCATTCGTAAAAGGCGGAGAAAACGGCACGCTTTCATGTGTTCTTTCCAGCTGCGATTGGGAAGACGACTTTTTCCTCAAACCTCCTGGCCGTCTTGACCGATCATTGTTTCTTTTGTTATTGCCACCGGATGTACAGAAGGAAGTATTGATATGCGGTAGTGAAGCCTGAGCTCGGGATTTAACAAGATGGGCGAGGGCTGCGTTACGGATATCTTTGGGCATCGTCCTATTTAAGAGAAAAGATAGTTAGCTTCGGTTGGTAAAATTAGTGAGATGATGTTTAGTTGATTCACTTTCCAGGATCAAAGAGCAAGAGACTGATATCCCCTCGAGCGTTTTCTTCGTAACCAATGATTGTTCTTGAGTGACCAGAGTGCTGAACAAGCGTTATAAACCACCAATCAGCATATATCGGTATTTGGGCGTACCTGAAGGATAAGTGGGAATCTATGCGACACTTTGACAGCTTCTGCTCCCTTCCCGAAGTCATTTTCGCCGGAACACATAACAACGTCAAAGGCTGATCCATTTGATGGACTCGCTGCGCTGTCATTCTGGCATCCACTATTATCAGTAATCATCAAAGTGTCACGTACTAGACTTACAAAATAGTCTTTAACCCATTGTTGTAACCGGACATAGGCAGCTTTACTATCCTTTATGGCAATTTGGGGCCTTGGGAAATCATCTGATGATCGAGTGAGTCAGTTCCCCTACTACCGATGATAAATGATGACACCGACATATAATACACCTAAAGACATTGTATCAGCATTCCATGGAGAGCTCGAAAAATTGCAGTTACTCACGGTATCCCCTTGTAAGTGAACATGGCATACAAATCGCTTGGTCCGATCCATTTCCGCCTCCCCAGTACCTCCCCACCTAattgttgttttccctgGGGGTCGtatccctcttcccacgCTTCCTCTATCCATCCTTGTACTCTTTTTACCCCCGGTTCTGCACCATTTGAGGATTTAGAGAACAGAGGGACATATGaaggaatgaagaggagagaagtGAGGGCCATTAAAGCATTGCGATACCCACAACCCCAACCTAGTTAGCAGTTAGCAAAAACCAACGGGATACAATGAACGACGTGAGAGACCTACCAAGATCAAAGTTCCATACACCCTTGATATGAGTGGTATCCCGACATAGTACAGCCCGCTGTGTTATCCCTTTGTTAGCTGATGTGCGGAGTGCTGTGACAAGTAAAGATATAACGCCTGGGCCAAAAATTATTAGCACAGGATGTAGCGGAGTCTTTGGAAAAGCTTGCCAGGCGAAAAGTTGTCCGGCAGTTCATTGGGACTAGTTGACCCATTAATGGGATCCCACCTAAATCAGGTCAGCTCAACACTCTTGCAGAATCTGGGAAGACTTACCAACGGTCACCTCTCTCGATCTTTCTGCCGACCCATCCCGTCCACTTTCCAGGTCTAGCAGGTCCGTCCCATTCCTTATCAATGACATCATTGTTTCTTTTCTGCTGCGCTGCAATATTCGTTGAGGAATAATCGAACTCTATATCATCTTCTGTCATTTGGTCCGGCGCCTGACTTGAAAGACATGTTGCGAGGTGAGTTTGGGTTTCGATCGGGGTTAGACATGATAGAGGGAAATCGCAAACAGGGCATACACCAAGCTCAGGACTGTAAAAGTGGTTTAAGCATCAACAAGCGATATCATTTACATAAAAAGACGTACGCTAGTAAAGACTCTTCGCGCCCTCTTTTCATACTCCCTTCTCTCGACCGCTGTTCCCACATACTGCTCGTTCCTGCACTCTCGACGAAATGGCTGTTTACATGATATTCGAAAGCCGCTTGATCAACGTCTACTGGTGTGTCGCAGACAGGACAGATTGGCATATCCAGAGTAATTTGTAAAAGTCGTAGACACGGTTACttggaaagaagatgtcTACAAGTTAATCATATCAATTGATTGATTGTTATAGCTCATCGCCTCCATCGTACACTGCAGTGCTGGTGGCCGGTGGGCAAAATGTGGGGGTGATGAATCTGGTGATGTCATCACTTTCCCAATGTAGTTAGACACACGCACTTACGTAACTCATGAATTCGAGATTATTGGCGTGCTTTTCATTCGTTGCGACTTTGGCAACGGCCAGCCAGTGTCGGTCATCATCTATTTCCTATTTCTACAgtcctctttttcttttcctcctgcTACTAAAACACAAAACATGTCCGACAACAGACAAGACGCTCAGCGAGAACTCCACACACAGGTGGAAGCTAACATCGAAGACAGCTTGGGCGTGCGTCTCTCTCCACTTGCTCACTCTCACTAATGAAACTCACAATTTCCAATCACGTACAGTCTGCTCTTGAGTCATCTTTCAAcatccctcctcctcctcccaaGCACGAGGCTTCCGTGTCCTCTCAGGAGAAGGAATCTGTCCATGCTCCTGCGGCCTCTGCGTCTGTTCCTGGTCTTGATGAGTGGCCCCAGACTTTGCAGGGGTACCTCGACGAATGGCAGGCCGAGTCCGCTGTTGCTCGTGCCAAGGCTGAAGCTACACGTAAGAggtttgaggaggagcGAGCAGCCGAAGTCAAGGCCGTAGAGGACgccaagaagatggagaagaagaataaagaggatgaggagaagaggaagagggatgCGGAAAGGTTGATGCGGGAGttggagggagaggaggatgaggtgcAGGGCGGAAAAGGTCACGGACACGGGGACAAGAGCAAAATCAAGGAGGCTTGGGAACTTGTTGCCaaaaaggaggagcagAGCAAGGACACTCCTGTGGTTGAGACTAGTGCCCGGGGCATCAATAGCGAAGACGTGCGCACCGGCCAGGTAAGAGCTGTGAGTGCATGTTGTTCCACTGGCAATTATAGCTCTAACTAGTATCCAAGCCCATATATGACCCCACTACCTCAACCGACCCTATCCCTCCTATTTTCCAAGACCCGAAGCCCGTCATTCCCGCCCCTGCACCCACAGAATCGGCTACTCTTTCCCGGCACTCTGCCACCTCTCAAGCATGGGAAGAAATCTCTGGCCGGTCTTCTGGCAGCGGCGAACAAGTTTCTCCCCCCCGATCCTCTGGCTCTGACGACATTGTCCAAGTCCCATCCAACCCTGAAAAGGCTCCTGAAACTCCTCTTTCCCCAACCCAGCCCCCTTCGCTCACACTTACCCTCTTTACCAACCCTTCATCCCTGTCAATCCCTAGGATTTTCGCCGTCATCGGTATTAACCTCGTGTTGCCTTTCATCAACGGTGTCATGCTCGGCTTTGGTGAGATCTTTGCGCGGGAAATCGTGAGGGTCGGAAAGGCTGTCTGGAGGGGTGAGAGGAGTTTGTTCAACTGGGGTCGTGGTTCGGGTCTCGGAGGTAGAGGGACAACCGGAGTCGGATTGCGCGGTACTGGATTCTAGAGAGGTTTGCGGATTTTTAACATGCATCTACAACGTTGTGCTTCTAGGCGAGTATCATAAAAGGTATTATTTGCGTTACTGGTCGTTTCTATTACACTGCTCTGATTGTCACTTAACGCGCGGCTAGCTTTGTGACGAGCCAGTCCATCCCTTCCATCAACCCTGCTCCTGTCAGAGCACTGCATCCCATAATCTGCcactctctttccctcaaGTCTGTAAGACCGAGAGCCTCGGATACCTGGGCGGGTGTAAGACGGCCTTGAGACACGGGCAGATCCTGCTTGTTTGCCAGCACGAGCAAAAGTGCTGTTGATAACGACTGCATCCAAATATCAATTAGTCGCTCAGCAAGATGGCATCGGTAACGTACCTCGTCTGCAACAATCTTCATCAACTCTTGCTTGACGAGCCCCAATCTCGGTCCATCGCACGAATCAATCACCAAAATCACCGCTTCGGTCCCATTAAAATATTGGTTCCATGAACTCCTCAAGCTCGTTTGTCCACCAATATCAATCAGCCCGAATCTGACACCTTTGTAATCGTATATTTCGTGGTTACTGCCTACTGTGGGTGCGGATGCGACTACTGCGCCTGTTGTTATGCGGTAAAGGATTGTTGATTTACCGGCATTATCGAGGCCGATGAGGAGGACTTTGGTCTCCTTGCGTGCAAAGAGGCGTGACCagagagatgagaatgTGACTGTTCGGCGTTATCTTTTGAGATCCATAGGTATGTATGGCACTGCGGCTCACCTCCCATAGTTGGTATATATGTACAGCCGTTGACAAGTATAAAGAGCTTGCTGTGACGATTGCAAGAAGGGGGGTTGAGATGCGGCGACTTCCACATTCTCCACGTGGTCCATAACGCCGAAATTTTCCGTTCCTCATTCCACTTACACTCACCATTTTCCACAAAAATACTCAGTTTTATTTTTTAGGTCTGTTATTTTGACGTATCTTACTCCACTGCTCCCCCTACAAAAACACCACATATACAAGAATGAGCGGACGAGGTTTCTCTAGAggcggcggtggtggtggattCAGGGGCGGAGCTCGAGGTAAGTCCTTCTGGGACGCTGCTGTGGACGAAACTTGGAATGGTCAGCAAGTTGGTGAAGATGCGGTTTCGCTGATGTGTTTTCGGAAATGATAGGAGGACGAGGTGGTGGTCGAGGTGGTTTTCAACAAAGGGATATGGGCCCTCCCGACACTGTCCTCGGTGTGTATATATTCTTCGTTTCTCCCACAACATCAATTTGACGTATTTTCAACAACATCTTTTGCAGAAATCGGCTCTTTCCAACATGACGTCGAATCCGAGATGCTCTGTTCGCTCACCGCACCCACAAAAATTCCCTACTTTAACGCCCCCATCTATCTCCAAAACAAGACCCAGATTGGCAAGGTTGACGAGATTCTCGGTCCCATCAACGAAGTATACTTTACCGTCAAGATGGAGCAAGGAATGTTGGCGAGCAGTTTCAAGAAGGAGGACAAAGTGTACATCTCTGGGGAGAAGTTGTTGCCGATCGAGAGGTTCTTGCCAAAGCCCAAGGTTGCGGGTGGTAAGGGTGAGTGGCCAATGCCGTTAGGAGATGTGAAGAAGTTTATATACTGACAAATGGCGCCTTTGTTCCTATCAACCTTTGCCCGTTTCACAGTCGAGAGTAGGTCCAAAAAGTGCTACGATGCGAACGATTTCCTTTTACTGATTATTTATCTGCAGAGCGAGGTGCCCAAGCAGGTCGTGGTGGTCCCCGAGGTCGAGGCGGTGCCGGTGGTCGTGGCGGACGAGGTGGATTCAGTGCACGAGGCGGCCCTGGTGGACGAGGAGGTGCTAGGGGTGGTGCCGGTGGACGAGGCGGTTTCAGCTCTCGAGGTGGTGGTGCGCCCAGGGGTAGGGGAGGTTTCaggggaagaggacaaTAAGGTGTATCATGAGGATAGTGTGTGATAGATTTTCTTCGTTTCGTTTTCTCTGGATATGTACATGTACTTTCATTTTTGACCCCATCATGATGCTTGCATGGCAGGAATGGGGAATCGTGGTTGGCGGATCTATATACCACTGCTGTGC from the Cryptococcus decagattii chromosome 4, complete sequence genome contains:
- a CDS encoding H/ACA ribonucleoprotein complex subunit 1, producing MSGRGFSRGGGGGGFRGGARGGRGGGRGGFQQRDMGPPDTVLEIGSFQHDVESEMLCSLTAPTKIPYFNAPIYLQNKTQIGKVDEILGPINEVYFTVKMEQGMLASSFKKEDKVYISGEKLLPIERFLPKPKVAGGKERGAQAGRGGPRGRGGAGGRGGRGGFSARGGPGGRGGARGGAGGRGGFSSRGGGAPRGRGGFRGRGQ